A single window of Rubripirellula lacrimiformis DNA harbors:
- the priA gene encoding replication restart helicase PriA codes for MPGPSRPNDRNSGDRNSGDRNSGDEAGDVRSDLDNLAPWDGPADSDQPAPPLDFQSLGKADADDRSDSSDDVDPLAVPDPEKQKAVASGPSQGELFETAPPPWELAVQDDIATAKVVFSEAPHGPYDYRIPDDMRDVLEAGMRVRVPLGRRRQPTTGWCVETKMGSAASRTLKDIAELVDQDPLCDPPLVRLVLWMSHYYQAPAGQVFDALIPSSVRSGAGTRERTYFTPNTSLIDDAVIEGLPKKQQAVLRFLIAAARPMTSSQLMVEAACTSGPIKSLEKKNLVRLETRREMATAAPMRWNLGDGEVEKSHSLTDDQSNALQRIVAAVDSEKGKTLLLHGVTGSGKTEVYIRAIEHLVKFGRSAIVLVPEISLTPQTRGRFERRFNSVAVLHSQMTPAERHFQWQRIRTGDVQVVVGPRSAVFAPLPHLGMIILDEEHDGSFKQDTTPRYHARKVAHARAMSLGVPLVLGSATPSMESWHACTTGHAELVPMPSRVGNRPMPDVQLVDLRVRDDRTSGSISRPLHRAVEETLRDPGGQVILLLNRRGFATTIQCPSCGHVVACPDCDMPLTHHRDGGKAVCHYCDYTIATPPWCPACRFDGIRYGGLGTQRLEVEVKARFPDARIARMDSDTMKRPGSHQRVLSAFRSGEVDILLGTQMIAKGLDFPNVLLVGVINADGALHFPDFRASERTFQLVTQVAGRTGRGDRGGRVVVQTFTPEHPAIQAASRHDYEQFATEEMVNRRKFNYPPLGSVGRIIIRGAVEDVTEATAESLLGRLEAARNQLGHEVRILGPAPPPISKLRGKYRFHILLQSVEASHLGDTIRRAVETFTIPEKDDVQYVIDIDPMDML; via the coding sequence ATGCCCGGCCCTTCGCGCCCCAATGACCGAAACAGCGGCGACCGAAACAGCGGTGACCGAAACAGCGGCGACGAAGCTGGCGATGTCCGCTCGGACCTGGACAATCTTGCCCCCTGGGACGGACCGGCGGACTCCGATCAACCGGCCCCGCCGCTGGATTTCCAATCGCTTGGCAAGGCGGATGCGGACGACCGCAGCGATTCGTCGGATGACGTTGACCCCTTGGCCGTTCCGGATCCCGAGAAACAAAAGGCGGTCGCCAGCGGTCCATCCCAGGGCGAACTTTTCGAAACCGCTCCGCCCCCCTGGGAACTAGCCGTCCAGGACGATATCGCCACCGCCAAGGTCGTCTTCAGTGAGGCCCCCCACGGACCGTACGACTACCGGATCCCGGACGACATGCGTGACGTGCTGGAAGCCGGCATGCGCGTGCGAGTGCCTCTGGGGCGACGTCGCCAACCCACCACCGGTTGGTGCGTCGAAACCAAGATGGGATCCGCCGCATCGCGAACGTTGAAGGACATCGCCGAACTCGTCGACCAGGATCCGCTGTGCGATCCGCCACTGGTTCGATTGGTGTTATGGATGAGCCACTACTATCAGGCGCCGGCGGGCCAAGTCTTTGACGCACTGATCCCGTCCAGCGTCCGCAGCGGGGCCGGCACCCGCGAACGAACTTACTTTACCCCCAATACATCGTTGATCGACGACGCAGTCATCGAAGGACTGCCCAAGAAACAGCAGGCGGTCCTGCGATTCCTGATCGCGGCGGCACGCCCGATGACATCATCCCAATTGATGGTCGAAGCCGCCTGCACGTCCGGTCCCATCAAGTCGCTGGAAAAGAAAAACCTGGTCCGACTTGAAACCCGCCGCGAGATGGCCACTGCTGCGCCGATGCGTTGGAATCTAGGGGATGGCGAAGTCGAAAAGAGCCACTCGCTAACGGACGACCAATCCAATGCGTTGCAGCGGATCGTGGCCGCGGTCGATTCCGAGAAAGGAAAAACACTGCTGCTTCACGGTGTCACCGGAAGCGGCAAAACGGAAGTCTACATTCGCGCCATCGAACACTTGGTCAAGTTCGGCCGCAGTGCGATCGTCTTGGTCCCCGAGATCAGCCTGACTCCACAAACCCGTGGTCGGTTCGAAAGACGGTTCAATTCTGTCGCGGTTCTGCACAGCCAAATGACGCCGGCCGAGCGACACTTCCAATGGCAACGCATTCGTACCGGCGACGTCCAAGTCGTCGTCGGACCTCGCAGCGCCGTGTTCGCACCGCTGCCCCACTTGGGAATGATCATCCTGGACGAAGAACATGACGGTTCGTTCAAACAGGACACCACCCCTCGCTACCATGCCCGCAAGGTCGCCCACGCCCGCGCCATGTCGTTGGGTGTTCCGCTGGTCCTAGGCAGTGCGACCCCATCGATGGAATCGTGGCATGCCTGCACCACCGGGCACGCAGAATTAGTGCCGATGCCTTCGCGCGTGGGCAATCGCCCGATGCCCGATGTGCAACTGGTCGACCTGCGAGTACGCGATGATCGCACATCGGGATCGATCAGCCGTCCGCTGCACCGGGCGGTCGAAGAAACCCTTCGTGACCCCGGCGGCCAAGTGATCTTGTTGCTCAATCGTCGCGGATTTGCCACCACGATTCAGTGTCCTTCGTGCGGCCATGTCGTCGCCTGCCCCGATTGCGACATGCCGCTGACCCACCACCGTGACGGTGGCAAAGCGGTCTGCCACTACTGCGATTACACGATCGCGACTCCACCCTGGTGCCCGGCCTGTCGATTCGACGGCATCCGATACGGGGGACTGGGGACCCAGCGATTGGAAGTCGAAGTGAAAGCTCGCTTTCCCGATGCCCGCATCGCTCGCATGGACAGCGACACGATGAAACGTCCGGGCAGCCACCAACGTGTGCTCTCCGCATTCCGCAGCGGCGAAGTCGACATCCTGCTGGGCACCCAAATGATCGCCAAAGGTCTGGACTTTCCCAATGTCCTGCTGGTCGGTGTGATCAATGCCGACGGTGCCCTGCACTTCCCCGATTTCCGCGCCTCCGAACGCACTTTCCAACTGGTGACCCAAGTCGCCGGCCGTACCGGCCGTGGGGATCGTGGCGGGCGAGTGGTCGTACAGACGTTTACACCGGAGCATCCGGCGATCCAAGCGGCATCACGACACGATTACGAACAGTTCGCGACCGAAGAAATGGTCAATCGGCGAAAGTTCAATTATCCGCCGCTGGGCAGTGTCGGACGCATCATCATTCGCGGTGCGGTCGAAGACGTCACCGAAGCCACCGCCGAATCGCTGTTGGGCCGACTGGAAGCAGCCCGGAACCAGCTCGGTCACGAAGTGCGAATCCTAGGACCGGCGCCGCCGCCGATTTCCAAACTGCGGGGCAAGTATCGATTCCACATTCTGTTGCAGTCCGTCGAAGCGTCGCACCTGGGCGATACGATTCGACGCGCTGTCGAAACCTTTACGATCCCGGAAAAAGACGATGTCCAATATGTGATCGACATCGACCCGATGGACATGCTGTAA
- the nadD gene encoding nicotinate (nicotinamide) nucleotide adenylyltransferase produces the protein MAKRIGIYGGSFDPVHIGHLWIADAACESLSLDQVLWIPTATSPLKPSGPTASDEHRLQMLRLAVSGNPSFVVDDREIRRGDVSYTVDTIAQIRSEQPDDELVLIIGSDSLASFDRWHEPERLLDLVDLAVIQRGGDPKIDFGVLESLATPEKIRRAEQCVVPMPVIEISSGELRRRIGAGQSIRYRVPAAVAAMISAESIYRS, from the coding sequence TTGGCTAAGCGAATAGGGATCTACGGTGGGTCGTTTGATCCGGTCCACATCGGGCATCTTTGGATCGCCGATGCGGCATGCGAATCACTTTCGCTGGATCAGGTGCTCTGGATTCCCACAGCCACGTCGCCGCTGAAACCGTCCGGACCGACGGCTTCGGACGAACATCGGTTGCAAATGTTGCGATTGGCCGTTTCGGGGAACCCGTCCTTCGTCGTGGATGATCGCGAAATTCGCCGCGGCGATGTTAGTTATACGGTCGACACGATCGCCCAGATTCGCAGCGAGCAACCGGACGACGAATTGGTGCTGATCATCGGCAGCGATTCGTTGGCCAGTTTTGATCGCTGGCACGAACCCGAGCGATTATTGGATCTGGTCGACTTGGCGGTGATCCAACGCGGCGGTGATCCGAAAATCGATTTTGGCGTTCTGGAATCCTTGGCCACGCCCGAAAAAATTCGCCGGGCCGAACAGTGCGTGGTGCCAATGCCGGTGATCGAAATCAGCAGCGGTGAACTACGTCGCCGGATCGGGGCCGGGCAAAGCATTCGCTATCGGGTGCCAGCGGCGGTCGCGGCGATGATTTCGGCGGAATCGATTTATCGCAGCTGA